In a genomic window of Siniperca chuatsi isolate FFG_IHB_CAS linkage group LG1, ASM2008510v1, whole genome shotgun sequence:
- the mespba gene encoding mesoderm posterior ba, translating to MDTSVPLLDYDLQYQWCSDSDLSSISSLETLSPVPSMDSSLSPSYQQLPQSTPKAAKTGYSQTLKSLPCSLSGRGRKTGRAARIRSKQRESASEKEKLRMRDLTKALHHLRSYLPPSVAPAGQTLTKIETLRLTIRYISYLSAQLGLSEEVLFQRREQGDTSASDTSSPDILSYFQHGPMGGQEAQLQNQSLYTAQCHSQNTMLHSGSCGFGMDRYIEEPQRDMSMDTILQSPPATQPSCQMCGKDFCMPLVPREYWG from the exons ATGGATACCTCTGTCCCTCTGCTCGACTACGACCTGCAGTACCAGTGGTGCTCCGACTCGGACCTCTCTAGCATCTCCTCACTAGAAACCCTCTCCCCTGTGCCGTCTATGGACTCCAGCCTCTCTCCGTCCTACCAGCAGCTGCCACAGTCCACTCCTAAGGCAGCTAAGACTGGATATTCCCAGACCCTCAAATCCTTGCCCTGCTCCCTGTCTGGACGTGGCCGGAAGACGGGCCGAGCCGCCCGGATCCGCAGCAAGCAGAGGGAGAGCGCCAGCGAGAAGGAAAAGCTGAGGATGAGGGATCTGACCAAGGCTCTGCATCACCTCAGGTCCTACCTCCCGCCCTCGGTGGCCCCCGCCGGACAGACTCTGACAAAGATAGAGACTCTCCGCCTCACCATCCGCTACATCTCCTACCTGTCGGCCCAGCTGGGCCTCAGCGAGGAGGTGCTGTTTCAGAGGAGGGAACAAGGAGACACCTCGGCCAGTGACACCTCCTCACCTGACATCCTCAGCTACTTCCAACACGGCCCCATGGGAGGACAGGAGGCCCAGCTGCAGAACCAGAGCCTGTACACAGCTCAGTGTCACAGCCAGAACACCATGCTGCATTCTGGGAGCTGCGGTTTTGGAATGGATCGGTACATTGAAGAACCTCAGAGAGACATGAGCATGGATACCATCCTGCAGTCACCTCCAGCAACACAGCCCTCCTGTCAG atgTGTGGCAAAGACTTCTGCATGCCGTTGGTTCCCAGAGAGTACTGGGGTTAA